The following proteins are encoded in a genomic region of Serinus canaria isolate serCan28SL12 chromosome 15, serCan2020, whole genome shotgun sequence:
- the ANKLE2 gene encoding ankyrin repeat and LEM domain-containing protein 2 isoform X1: protein MERWVGAAGGWDSLWGAGWGRWPCWELLAACAVIGAVGWLLRLRDRRPGGRRAAAAAISSPTPIASPAPHTAPAPLAAGSQRCSGSRPGGVTMDTILSRLKKLSHDELREEIVRAGLKCGPITATTRFIFEKKLAQALLEQQGPLGEEGSAVSEEAAGNVPVNHNGHGSASEEVDFGYCVGLNPPEEDAVTHMNCSAPACSADSQITAQTPSRDPPLFYGVCPVYDDILARNERIHVYEDRKEALQAVKMIKGSRFKAFTNREDAEKFAKGICDYFPSPGKSSLCLSPVKMGSFNRDGLCSPESDTANKERANSYKSPRTQDLTAKLRKAVEKGDTATFSELIWSNPRYLIGSGDNPTIVQEGCRYNVMHVAAKENQPAICQLLLDTLENPEFMRLMYPDDNDVMLKKRIQYIVDLYLNTPDKMSFDTPLHFACKFGNVDVVNVLTSHPAIVKNPRNKYDQTPAEVVCERSKNKSAELKEKIREYLKGHYYVPLLRAEDNSSAPVIGAPWSPDQTDDGPQRTWPKYPGSPKDPVLSIRAFAGPMSPSKAEEFCRLWKTPPRERAGFFHNVRKSDLERGVERVGRELAHELGFPWVEYWEFLGCFVDLSSQEGLRKLEEYLSHHEMSEKAQPETGENETCNRYKTPHPSGKSKKSCNSISVGAFLDEDDDDMSLEEIKNRQNAARNISPSLVSKKPSIDAIGDAECDILSMECAGNIIETSAHPRHYEKGAAASKNGFCSPVSSKRIIGDRKQLHDGSECLMSPVSNLMSEFEGLSFQEQEVAGVSHKITEKTDNEGILDKTCPAVSLASSSEPSVTGKHGETKLRTDHRISLEKERVSRESGIQTKEPQQRKELSSQKFLSKTSPTNDNLKLFLLGEQPSKLDGDVLAAIEGAEIDPQKFPMIYKWKHAVQSYSSSDRQSWPSPALKARFQSQSMAAGLPNASVYPGSGRNSPIPGSPGKHGSAASFPPEPGSPGRYSPACVLRYFAEPPAH from the exons ATGGAGCGGTGGGTCGGGGCCGCCGGGGGCTGGGATTCGCTGTGGGGAGCCGGCTGGGGCCGATGGCCgtgctgggagctcctggccGCCTGCGCCGTCATCGGCGCCGTGGGCTGGCTGCTGCGGCTGCGGGACAGGAGGCCGGGCGGCCGACGGGCGGCAGCGGCCGCCATCTCCTCCCCGACCCCCATCGCGTCCCCGGCTCCCCACACGGCCCCGGCGCCGCTCGCCGCGGGGAGCCAGCGCTGCAGCGGGAGCCGCCCAG GTGGAGTAACAATGGATACAATATTATCCCGATTAAAGAAGCTCAGCCATGATGAGCTTAGAGAAGAGATTGTGAGAGCAGGACTGAAATGTGGGCCCATTACTGCAACTACAaggtttatttttgaaaaaaaattggctCAGGCATTGTTGGAGCAGCAAGGACCGTTGGGGGAGGAAGGGTCTGCTGTGTCAGAGGAGGCTGCTGGAAATGTCCCAGTCAATCACAACGGCCATGGAAGTGCTTCTGAGGAGGTAGACTTTGGGTACTGTGTGGGCCTGAACCCTCCAGAAGAAGATGCTGTGACACACATGAACTGTTCAGCTCCAGCCTGTAGTGCTGATTCACAAATCACTGCTCAGACACCCTCCAGAGATCCTCCACTATTCTATGGTGTTTGCCCAGTTTATGACGACATACTGGCCAGGAATG AGAGAATACATGTTTATGAAGATAGGAAGGAAGCTCTCCAGGCTGTTAAGATGATTAAGGGTTCCCGTTTTAAAGCTTTTACAAACAGAGAGGATGCTGAGAAATTTGCTAAAGGAATCTGTGATTATTTCCCATCTCCAGGCAAGTCTTCTTTATGTTTGTCTCCAGTGAAAATGGGATCATTTAACAGAG ATGGTTTGTGCTCCCCTGAGAGCGACACTGCCAATAAGGAGAGAGCCAACAGCTACAAAAGTCCTCGGACTCAAGATCTCACAGCTAAGCTTCGGAAAGCTGTGGAGAAAGGAGACACAGCAACGTTCTCAGAGCTTATTTGGAGTAACCCTCGTTACCTGATCGGGTCAGGAGACAACCCAACCATTGTGCAG gaaggGTGTAGGTACAATGTCATGCATGTTGCTGCCAAGGAGAATCAGCCTGCTATCTGCCAGTTATTGCTGGACACTCTGGAAAATCCAGAATTTATGCGGCTGATGTACCCAGATGATAATGATGTCATGTTGAAGAAACGCATCCAATATATTGTTGACCTTTACCTGAACACTCCAGATAAAATG TCGTTTGATACTCCATTGCATTTTGCTTGCAAGTTTGGGAATGTGGATGTGGTTAACGTGCTCACCTCACACCCAGCCATTGTAAAAAATCCAAGAAACAAATATGATCAAACTCCTGCAGAA GTAGTTTGTGAAAGAAGCAAGAACAAATCTGCTGAATTGAAAGAAAAGATAAGAGAGTACTTGAAAG GTCACTATTATGTCCCACTCCTGAGGGCAGAAGACAATTCCTCAGCTCCGGTCATCGGTGCTCCGTGGTCGCCGGACCAGACGGATGACGGCCCCCAGAGAACTTGGCCCAAATACCCTGGCAGCCCCAAGGACCCAGTGCTGTCCATCAGGGCTTTTGCAGGCCCCATGAGCCCCTCCAAG gcTGAAGAATTTTGCAGGCTGTGGAAGACTCCACCTCGAGAGAGAGCTGGCTTTTTCCACAATGTCAGGAAATCTGATCTGGAGAGAGGTGTTGAAAGAGTTGGAAG gGAGTTAGCTCATGAACTGGGGTTCCCGTGGGTTGAATACTGGGAATTTCTGGGCTGTTTTGTTGATCTGTCTTCCCAGGAGGGGCTGCGAAAATTAGAAGAGTACCTGAGTCATCATGAAATGAGTGAAAAGGCTCAGCCAGAAACAGGGGAAAATGAAACCTGCAACAGATATAAAACTCCACATCCCTCTG GCAAAAGCAAAAAGTCCTGCAACTCCATTTCTGTTGGAGCATTTTtggatgaggatgatgatgacATGAGcttagaagaaattaaaaacagacaaaatgcaGCACGAAATATCAGCCCCTCTCTGGTGTCCAAGAAGCCCAGCATTGATGCCATTGGAGATGCTGAGTGTGATATCCTGTCCATGGAGTGTGCAGGAAACATCATAGAGACCTCAGCTCACCCTCGGCACTATGAGAagggggctgctgccagcaaaaATGGGTTTTGCAGTCCTGTGTCCAGTAAAAGGATCATTGGTGACAGAAAGCAGCTGCATGATGGGTCAGAATGCCTCATGTCACCTGTTTCCAATTTGATGTCAGAATTTGAAGGCCTGTCATTCCAAGAACAAGAGGTTGCAGGAGTATCTcataaaatcactgaaaaaactGACAATGAGGGAATTCTGGACAAGAcctgccctgcagtgtcactggCAAGTTCTTCTGAGCCAAGTGTTACAGGAAAACATGGAGAGACCAAGTTAAGGACAGACCACAGAATATcattagaaaaggaaagagtGTCCAGAGAATCTGGAATTCAGACTAAGGAGCCACAGCAACGTAAGGAACTTTCTTCCCAGAAGTTTCTTTCAAAGACTTCTCCCACAAATGACAATTTAAAGTTATTCCTTCTTGG GGAGCAGCCCTCGAAGCTGGATGGTGATGTCTTAGCAGCTATAGAAGGAGCAGAGATTGATCCCCAGAAATTCCCAATGATTTACAAATGGAAACACGCAGTGCAATCCTACTCCTCATCTGACAGGCAAAG TTGGCCAAGTCCAGCGTTGAAGGCAAGATTCCAGTCCCAGTCCATGGCTGCTGGTCTTCCAAATGCTTCAGTGTATCCTGGTTCAGGAAGAaacagtcccatcccaggaagtCCGGGGAAACACGGCAGCgctgcctccttccctccgGAGCCCGGCAGCCCCGGGCGCTACAGCCCCGCCTGCGTCCTGCGCTACTTTGCAGAGCCTCCTGCCCACTAG
- the ANKLE2 gene encoding ankyrin repeat and LEM domain-containing protein 2 isoform X2, whose protein sequence is MERWVGAAGGWDSLWGAGWGRWPCWELLAACAVIGAVGWLLRLRDRRPGGRRAAAAAISSPTPIASPAPHTAPAPLAAGSQRCSGSRPGGVTMDTILSRLKKLSHDELREEIVRAGLKCGPITATTRFIFEKKLAQALLEQQGPLGEEGSAVSEEAAGNVPVNHNGHGSASEEVDFGYCVGLNPPEEDAVTHMNCSAPACSADSQITAQTPSRDPPLFYGVCPVYDDILARNERIHVYEDRKEALQAVKMIKGSRFKAFTNREDAEKFAKGICDYFPSPDGLCSPESDTANKERANSYKSPRTQDLTAKLRKAVEKGDTATFSELIWSNPRYLIGSGDNPTIVQEGCRYNVMHVAAKENQPAICQLLLDTLENPEFMRLMYPDDNDVMLKKRIQYIVDLYLNTPDKMSFDTPLHFACKFGNVDVVNVLTSHPAIVKNPRNKYDQTPAEVVCERSKNKSAELKEKIREYLKGHYYVPLLRAEDNSSAPVIGAPWSPDQTDDGPQRTWPKYPGSPKDPVLSIRAFAGPMSPSKAEEFCRLWKTPPRERAGFFHNVRKSDLERGVERVGRELAHELGFPWVEYWEFLGCFVDLSSQEGLRKLEEYLSHHEMSEKAQPETGENETCNRYKTPHPSGKSKKSCNSISVGAFLDEDDDDMSLEEIKNRQNAARNISPSLVSKKPSIDAIGDAECDILSMECAGNIIETSAHPRHYEKGAAASKNGFCSPVSSKRIIGDRKQLHDGSECLMSPVSNLMSEFEGLSFQEQEVAGVSHKITEKTDNEGILDKTCPAVSLASSSEPSVTGKHGETKLRTDHRISLEKERVSRESGIQTKEPQQRKELSSQKFLSKTSPTNDNLKLFLLGEQPSKLDGDVLAAIEGAEIDPQKFPMIYKWKHAVQSYSSSDRQSWPSPALKARFQSQSMAAGLPNASVYPGSGRNSPIPGSPGKHGSAASFPPEPGSPGRYSPACVLRYFAEPPAH, encoded by the exons ATGGAGCGGTGGGTCGGGGCCGCCGGGGGCTGGGATTCGCTGTGGGGAGCCGGCTGGGGCCGATGGCCgtgctgggagctcctggccGCCTGCGCCGTCATCGGCGCCGTGGGCTGGCTGCTGCGGCTGCGGGACAGGAGGCCGGGCGGCCGACGGGCGGCAGCGGCCGCCATCTCCTCCCCGACCCCCATCGCGTCCCCGGCTCCCCACACGGCCCCGGCGCCGCTCGCCGCGGGGAGCCAGCGCTGCAGCGGGAGCCGCCCAG GTGGAGTAACAATGGATACAATATTATCCCGATTAAAGAAGCTCAGCCATGATGAGCTTAGAGAAGAGATTGTGAGAGCAGGACTGAAATGTGGGCCCATTACTGCAACTACAaggtttatttttgaaaaaaaattggctCAGGCATTGTTGGAGCAGCAAGGACCGTTGGGGGAGGAAGGGTCTGCTGTGTCAGAGGAGGCTGCTGGAAATGTCCCAGTCAATCACAACGGCCATGGAAGTGCTTCTGAGGAGGTAGACTTTGGGTACTGTGTGGGCCTGAACCCTCCAGAAGAAGATGCTGTGACACACATGAACTGTTCAGCTCCAGCCTGTAGTGCTGATTCACAAATCACTGCTCAGACACCCTCCAGAGATCCTCCACTATTCTATGGTGTTTGCCCAGTTTATGACGACATACTGGCCAGGAATG AGAGAATACATGTTTATGAAGATAGGAAGGAAGCTCTCCAGGCTGTTAAGATGATTAAGGGTTCCCGTTTTAAAGCTTTTACAAACAGAGAGGATGCTGAGAAATTTGCTAAAGGAATCTGTGATTATTTCCCATCTCCAG ATGGTTTGTGCTCCCCTGAGAGCGACACTGCCAATAAGGAGAGAGCCAACAGCTACAAAAGTCCTCGGACTCAAGATCTCACAGCTAAGCTTCGGAAAGCTGTGGAGAAAGGAGACACAGCAACGTTCTCAGAGCTTATTTGGAGTAACCCTCGTTACCTGATCGGGTCAGGAGACAACCCAACCATTGTGCAG gaaggGTGTAGGTACAATGTCATGCATGTTGCTGCCAAGGAGAATCAGCCTGCTATCTGCCAGTTATTGCTGGACACTCTGGAAAATCCAGAATTTATGCGGCTGATGTACCCAGATGATAATGATGTCATGTTGAAGAAACGCATCCAATATATTGTTGACCTTTACCTGAACACTCCAGATAAAATG TCGTTTGATACTCCATTGCATTTTGCTTGCAAGTTTGGGAATGTGGATGTGGTTAACGTGCTCACCTCACACCCAGCCATTGTAAAAAATCCAAGAAACAAATATGATCAAACTCCTGCAGAA GTAGTTTGTGAAAGAAGCAAGAACAAATCTGCTGAATTGAAAGAAAAGATAAGAGAGTACTTGAAAG GTCACTATTATGTCCCACTCCTGAGGGCAGAAGACAATTCCTCAGCTCCGGTCATCGGTGCTCCGTGGTCGCCGGACCAGACGGATGACGGCCCCCAGAGAACTTGGCCCAAATACCCTGGCAGCCCCAAGGACCCAGTGCTGTCCATCAGGGCTTTTGCAGGCCCCATGAGCCCCTCCAAG gcTGAAGAATTTTGCAGGCTGTGGAAGACTCCACCTCGAGAGAGAGCTGGCTTTTTCCACAATGTCAGGAAATCTGATCTGGAGAGAGGTGTTGAAAGAGTTGGAAG gGAGTTAGCTCATGAACTGGGGTTCCCGTGGGTTGAATACTGGGAATTTCTGGGCTGTTTTGTTGATCTGTCTTCCCAGGAGGGGCTGCGAAAATTAGAAGAGTACCTGAGTCATCATGAAATGAGTGAAAAGGCTCAGCCAGAAACAGGGGAAAATGAAACCTGCAACAGATATAAAACTCCACATCCCTCTG GCAAAAGCAAAAAGTCCTGCAACTCCATTTCTGTTGGAGCATTTTtggatgaggatgatgatgacATGAGcttagaagaaattaaaaacagacaaaatgcaGCACGAAATATCAGCCCCTCTCTGGTGTCCAAGAAGCCCAGCATTGATGCCATTGGAGATGCTGAGTGTGATATCCTGTCCATGGAGTGTGCAGGAAACATCATAGAGACCTCAGCTCACCCTCGGCACTATGAGAagggggctgctgccagcaaaaATGGGTTTTGCAGTCCTGTGTCCAGTAAAAGGATCATTGGTGACAGAAAGCAGCTGCATGATGGGTCAGAATGCCTCATGTCACCTGTTTCCAATTTGATGTCAGAATTTGAAGGCCTGTCATTCCAAGAACAAGAGGTTGCAGGAGTATCTcataaaatcactgaaaaaactGACAATGAGGGAATTCTGGACAAGAcctgccctgcagtgtcactggCAAGTTCTTCTGAGCCAAGTGTTACAGGAAAACATGGAGAGACCAAGTTAAGGACAGACCACAGAATATcattagaaaaggaaagagtGTCCAGAGAATCTGGAATTCAGACTAAGGAGCCACAGCAACGTAAGGAACTTTCTTCCCAGAAGTTTCTTTCAAAGACTTCTCCCACAAATGACAATTTAAAGTTATTCCTTCTTGG GGAGCAGCCCTCGAAGCTGGATGGTGATGTCTTAGCAGCTATAGAAGGAGCAGAGATTGATCCCCAGAAATTCCCAATGATTTACAAATGGAAACACGCAGTGCAATCCTACTCCTCATCTGACAGGCAAAG TTGGCCAAGTCCAGCGTTGAAGGCAAGATTCCAGTCCCAGTCCATGGCTGCTGGTCTTCCAAATGCTTCAGTGTATCCTGGTTCAGGAAGAaacagtcccatcccaggaagtCCGGGGAAACACGGCAGCgctgcctccttccctccgGAGCCCGGCAGCCCCGGGCGCTACAGCCCCGCCTGCGTCCTGCGCTACTTTGCAGAGCCTCCTGCCCACTAG